A segment of the Chloroflexota bacterium genome:
CGATGGCGTACTGGCAGGCCTGGAACGACTCGCCCCGGTGCGGCGTGGCGATGGCGATGCCCACCGACGCCTCGCCGATCTTCAGGACGCCGGTCCGGTGAAGGATCGCCACGCGCTCGGCTCCGAACTTGACCTTGATCTCGTCCCCGATCTCGGCCAGCTTCTTCTCGGCCATCTCGGGGTACGCCTCGTACTCCAGGTGAACGACCTCGCGGCCCCGCGAGAACTTGCGGGCCACGCCGAGGAACACGCAGACCGCGCCATCGGCGTCCGAGCGGACCATCTCGCCGAGCGCCGTGGCGTCAATCGGCTCGCCAACAATCTTGAACATCGGTCAGGAGCCTCCGGAGGGCCGGCGGTCGGGCTGCTCGTGTGTGCCGCCGGCCGGCCGCTTGAGTACGTCGTTCATCGAGCCGCTGCGAAACCCTTGCAGGTCGAGCGTCACGTAGAGGAAGCCGAACGCCTTGAGCCGCTCGCTCACGAGCGCCGCGTGCTCGGCCACGAACTGGGTGAGCTGGTCGGCCGGCAGCTCGATGCGCGCCACCTGTCCGTGGTGGCGCACCCGCAGTTGACGGTAGCCCAGGTCGCGCAGCACCTGCTCTGCGTGGTCGATCTGCCGCAGCTTCTCGGGTGTGATCGCCTCGCCGTACGGCACCCGCGAAGAGAGGCAGGCCATCGCCGGCTTGTCCCAGGTTGGTACGTCGAGCAGTCGGGAGATGGCGCGGACATCCGGCTTGGTCAG
Coding sequences within it:
- a CDS encoding molybdenum cofactor biosynthesis protein MoaE, which translates into the protein MFKIVGEPIDATALGEMVRSDADGAVCVFLGVARKFSRGREVVHLEYEAYPEMAEKKLAEIGDEIKVKFGAERVAILHRTGVLKIGEASVGIAIATPHRGESFQACQYAIDRLKQIVPIWKKEVWSTGEQWIGWEGQAPPELAAPKA